In Nostoc edaphicum CCNP1411, a genomic segment contains:
- a CDS encoding ParA family protein: protein MSHEVTARKTKVIAVGNQKGGVAKTSNLIHIATALGEMGRRCLIFDLDMNQGATRHLGIPSESFLGTFEVLTGEEEPTDVIITPDDGVELPKNIHLIAARRNLEKIDQALAARDKFLVTQDVLINPLRKLAGMYDYIFLDTAPNATTPTIAAYKSADWFILSATPDPFAIAGLNDALTDIQGAQRYGNPNLRLLGVILCCVDSRTILASSLTEYVEKLFSDGSKSLKFDTLISRSTVVPQSQKLGKTIFQTAPNHKVTNQYRKLSKEIEARIAEFEEPVTTSTIKSAVSTKRGKK from the coding sequence ATGAGCCATGAAGTAACAGCACGAAAAACTAAAGTAATTGCAGTGGGCAATCAAAAGGGAGGAGTTGCAAAAACTAGTAACCTGATTCATATTGCAACTGCTTTAGGTGAAATGGGAAGGCGATGCCTAATATTCGATTTAGATATGAACCAGGGAGCTACCCGGCATTTAGGAATTCCTAGCGAAAGCTTCCTTGGTACTTTTGAAGTTTTGACTGGGGAAGAAGAACCAACAGATGTAATCATTACCCCTGATGATGGAGTAGAGTTACCTAAAAATATTCATTTGATTGCAGCTCGTCGAAATCTAGAAAAGATAGATCAAGCACTCGCAGCTAGAGATAAGTTTTTGGTTACTCAAGATGTTTTGATTAATCCTTTACGCAAGCTTGCTGGAATGTATGATTACATCTTTCTTGATACAGCGCCTAATGCAACTACACCAACAATTGCAGCCTATAAGTCGGCTGACTGGTTTATTCTTTCAGCCACTCCTGACCCATTTGCTATCGCAGGACTTAATGATGCTTTAACTGACATTCAAGGCGCTCAACGTTACGGCAACCCGAATTTACGTTTGTTAGGAGTAATTCTTTGTTGTGTAGATAGCAGAACTATATTAGCTAGTTCTCTAACTGAATATGTCGAGAAACTTTTTTCTGATGGTAGTAAGTCTTTAAAATTTGATACACTCATCAGCCGTTCTACGGTTGTACCTCAGTCCCAAAAGTTAGGGAAGACAATTTTCCAAACTGCACCAAACCACAAAGTCACAAACCAATATCGTAAGCTGTCTAAGGAAATAGAAGCTCGTATTGCTGAGTTTGAAGAACCAGTTACAACATCTACTATAAAATCTGCTGTTTCAACAAAGCGAGGCAAAAAGTAG